In one window of Oryza sativa Japonica Group chromosome 9, ASM3414082v1 DNA:
- the LOC4347255 gene encoding tuliposide A-converting enzyme b1, amyloplastic, giving the protein MDSSSSEILVDAGSFRLYKDGHADRTGDMETVPAGFDADTGVTSKDVVIDAVTGVFVRLYLPLIQAATDDDGKTKLPILVFFHGGYFVVGSASCPKRHRNINDIVARARLIAVSVDYRLAPEHLLPAAYDDSWAALNWALSGADPWLSEHGDTGRVFLAGVSAGGNIAHNMTIAVGVRGLDAAVPARIEGTILLHPSFCGETRMEGEPEEFWESVKKRWSIIFPDAKGGLDDPRMNPMAAGAPSLTKLACERMLVCAASEDPIRPRERAYYDAVKRSGWGGEVDWFESEGEGHAFFVRKYGSSKAVKLMDRVIAFLAGH; this is encoded by the coding sequence ATGGATTCGAGCAGCAGCGAGATCCTCGTCGACGCCGGTAGCTTCCGATTATACAAGGATGGCCACGCCGACCGTACCGGCGACATGGAGACCGTGCCCGCCGGCTTCGACGCCGACACCGGCGTCACCTCCAAAGACGTCGTCATCGACGCTGTCACCGGCGTCTTCGTGCGCCTCTACCTACCACTCATCCAGGCTGCTACCGATGACGACGGCAAGACGAAGCTCCCCATCCTCGTCTTCTTCCACGGCGGCTACTTCGTCGTCGGGTCAGCTAGCTGCCCTAAGCGCCACCGCAACATCAACGATATCGTCGCCAGGGCCCGTTTAATCGCTGTCTCCGTCGACTACCGCCTCGCTCCCGAGCACCTGCTCCCGGCGGCGTACGACGACTCCTGGGCGGCGCTCAACTGGGCGTTGTCCGGGGCCGACCCATGGCTGTCCGAGCACGGCGACACCGGCCGAGTCTTCTTGGCCGGCGTCAGCGCTGGCGGGAACATAGCCCACAACATGACCATCGCCGTGGGCGTGCGTGGCCTGGACGCCGCGGTACCGGCGCGCATAGAGGGCACAATCTTGCTCCACCCTTCGTTCTGCGGCGAGACGAGGATGGAAGGGGAGCCGGAGGAATTCTGGGAAAGCGTCAAGAAGAGGTGGTCGATCATCTTCCCCGACGCGAAGGGCGGGCTGGACGATCCGCGGATGAACCCCATGGCGGCCGGCGCGCCGAGCCTGACGAAGCTGGCGTGCGAGAGGATGCTGGTCTGCGCGGCGTCGGAGGACCCGATAAGACCAAGGGAACGTGCGTACTACGACGCCGTGAAGCGAAGTGGGTGGGGCGGAGAGGTGGATTGGTTCGAGTCAGAAGGCGAGGGCCACGCCTTCTTCGTCCGCAAGTACGGCAGCAGCAAGGCCGTCAAGCTCATGGATCGAGTGATTGCTTTCCTTGCTGGCCATTAA